From the genome of Leptodactylus fuscus isolate aLepFus1 chromosome 1, aLepFus1.hap2, whole genome shotgun sequence, one region includes:
- the LOC142204457 gene encoding solute carrier family 2, facilitated glucose transporter member 11-like has protein sequence MARATNGVLPLNLPLLTLVLGIGGTFQYGLHISLINSPSKYIQKFINSTWEQRYGTILHPDTIMLFWSIIVSIYSIGGLLGSLIVGYLSVTFGRKKTQLYNNLVAILGAVLICMSRAVQSFEMIMLGRFLYGINAGVSLNLHTMYIGECAPQSKRGMVTVSVSCAIAIGKLMGFVIGLRELLGTEELWPYLLASSAIPALIQLVTLPFFPESPRYLLIDKGDKAGCLKAMQQLWGPGEHSMEMENMLTEKEAVGEQVKSLKDLLVDRAVRWQMITLMLLCAAIQLIGINAVYFYAYDIFQNAGISASEAPYMSLGIGITEILTTVICGFLIDGLGRKPLLWVNYVILTVTLTLLTITLTFQDSYVWLPYASCMLIFIFTLSYGLGPGGVTCVLPTELFVQCYRTAAYTITGAFIWLGLFLIALAFPFIEEAMGTFCFIFFLLYCISSAVFSFWILPETKDRSMMEIRESFNKLNFGAKGNKEDMFSCTRL, from the exons ATGGCTCGAGCTACCAATGGG GTATTGCCTCTGAATCTACCGCTGCTAACACTGGTTTTGGGTATTGGTGGCACGTTCCAGTATGGCCTACACATTTCTCTTATTAATTCACCCTCAAAA tatATTCAGAAGTTTATCAACAGCACATGGGAGCAACGTTATGGGACAATCCTACATCCAGACACCATCATGTTATTTTGGTCCATCATTGTTTCTATATACAGCATTGGAGGACTCCTGGGCTCTTTGATAGTAGGGTATCTGTCAGTCACCTTCGGAAG AAAGAAGACCCAACTTTATAATAATCTGGTTGCCATACTGGGAGCTGTGCTGATCTGTATGAGCCGCGCTGTCCAGTCATTCGAGATGATTATGTTGGGGAGGTTTCTTTATGGAATTAATGCAG GTGTTAGTTTGAATCTTCACACAATGTATATTGGGGAGTGCGCCCCTCAGAGTAAGCGTGGAATGGTGACTGTATCCGTTTCTTGTGCCATTGCCATTGGAAAGTTGATGGGATTCGTTATAGGACTCAG AGAATTATTGGGGACAGAGGAATTGTGGCCCTACCTTTTGGCGTCCAGTGCTATTCCAGCACTCATTCAGTTGGTAACATTGCCCTTTTTCCCAGAGTCTCCCAGATACCTTCTTATCGACAAAGGTGACAAAGCTGGCTGTCTAAAAG CTATGCAGCAGTTGTGGGGTCCTGGAGAACATAGCATGGAAATGGAGAACATGTTGACAGAGAAGGAGGCGGTCGGAGAACAGGTCAAAAGTTTGAAGGATCTCCTGGTGGATCGCGCCGTGCGCTGGCAAATGATCACACTGATGCTACTCTGTGCAGCCATACAACTTATAGGCATCAATGCG GTATACTTTTATGCATATGACATTTTCCAGAATGCAGGTATTTCAGCCAGTGAGGCACCATATATGTCTCTTGGCATCGGAATCACAGAAATTCTTACAACAGTGATATGT GGCTTCCTCATTGATGGTCTGGGCCGGAAACCGCTACTGTGGGTGAACTATGTGATCTTGACCGTGACATTGACCTTActcactatcacactcacatttcaG GATTCATACGTTTGGCTCCCATATGCTTCCTGTATGTTGATCTTCATCTTCACATTGAGCTATGGTTTGGGACCAG GAGGAGTTACTTGCGTCTTGCCCACGGAGCTATTTGTACAGTGTTACAGAACAGCTGCGTACACCATAACTGGAGCTTTCATTTGGCTGGGATTGTTTCTGATCGCCTTGGCTTTTCCTTTCATTGAG GAAGCAATGGGAACATTCTGCTTCATTTTCTTCTTGCTTTACTGCATCTCTTCGGCTGTATTTTCCTTCTGGATCCTGCCAGAGACCAAGGACCGGAGTATGATGGAGATCCGTGAATCCTTCAACAAGCTTAATTTTGGTGCTAAGGGAAACAAGGAGGATATGTTCAGTTGTACCCGACTCTAG